From the genome of Papaver somniferum cultivar HN1 chromosome 2, ASM357369v1, whole genome shotgun sequence, one region includes:
- the LOC113352504 gene encoding protein NYNRIN-like, whose amino-acid sequence MVTPWPFHNWALGKINPMYSKRHKYIITATEYTTKWVEAIPLKDYAGATIAAFIKEYIICRFGTPMIIRADNAKSFVNKDIIDLLRQYNVRLHTSPPYYPQGNGKSEASNKTLIRILSRTVEDHHREWHEQLPLVVWAYIISKRSSTGASPYSLAYGEDAIFPTEIAIPFAMVAMASHTTPDEVSHFAHLDTIEERRARA is encoded by the coding sequence ATGGTAACGCCATGGCCATTCCACAATTGGGCTTTAGGGAAGATCAACCCAATGTACTCGAAGCGCCACAAGTACATAATAACTGCCACCGAGTACACCACGAAATGGGTCGAGGCGATACCCCTCAAAGACTATGCCGGGGCAACTATTGCAGCATTTATCAAAGAGTACATTATCTGCAGGTTTGGCACGCCCATGATTATCAGGGCGGATAACGCAAAGTCATTCGTAAACAAAGACATAATAGATTTGTTACGCCAATATAATGTGAGGCTTCATACGTCACCCCCCTACTATCCTCAAGGGAACGGGAAATCCGAGGCGAGCAATAAGACGCTCATCCGGATCTTGAGCAGGACGGTGGAGGACCACCACAGAGAGTGGCATGAGCAGCTCCCACTTGTGGTATGGGCGTACATAATCTCGAAACGAAGTTCCACGGGGGCATCGCCATATTCTCTAGCCTATGGGGAGGACGCGATATTTCCGACAGAAATTGCAATTCCATTCGCGATGGTGGCAATGGCTAGTCATACGACCCCAGATGAAGTAAGCCACTTTGCCCATTTAGATACAATAGAGGAGAGGAGAGCCCGGGCATAA